Proteins co-encoded in one Nicotiana sylvestris chromosome 7, ASM39365v2, whole genome shotgun sequence genomic window:
- the LOC138872967 gene encoding uncharacterized protein, whose amino-acid sequence MGPFVSLCGNTYILVAVDYVSKWVEMVALPNNEARSVVAFLKKNIFTRFGTPMAIISDASGQVEVSNREIKNILSKTVNANQIDWSRKLDDALWAYRTAYKTPIDMYLYWLVFRKAYHLLVELAHKAMCALKKLNLEWAVAANLQVEQLNKLDEF is encoded by the exons atgggtccatttgtgagtttgtgtgggaacacctatattcttgttgctgtggattacgtttccaaatgggttgaaatggtggctttgcccaacaatgaagcacgGAGTGTGGTGGCTTTCTTGAAGAAAAATATATTCACAAGGTTCGGCACACCAATGGCCATCATTAGTGAT GCAAGTGGAcaggttgaagtctccaacagggagatcaaGAATATtctatccaagactgtcaatgcaaaccagattgattggtcaaggaaacttGACGATGCTTTATGGGCCTATAGAAcagcttacaagactccaattgatATGTATCTGTATTGGTTGGTGTTTAGGAAAGCATATCACCTCCTGGTGGAATTAGCGCATAAGGCCATGTGTGCGTTAAAGAAGTTGAACCTAGAGTGGGCTGTAGCTGCCAATCTTCAGGTGGAGCAATTAAATAAACTTGATGAGTTCTGA